From Cydia fagiglandana chromosome 24, ilCydFagi1.1, whole genome shotgun sequence, a single genomic window includes:
- the LOC134676113 gene encoding histone H3: MARTKQTARKSTGGKAPRKQLATKAARKSAPATGGVKKPHRYRPGTVALREIRRYQKSTELLIRKLPFQRLVREIAQDFKTDLRFQSSAVMALQEASEAYLVGLFEDTNLCAIHAKRVTIMPKDIQLARRIRGERA; encoded by the coding sequence ATGGCCCGTACAAAGCAGACCGCTCGTAAATCCACCGGTGGTAAAGCGCCCCGTAAACAGCTCGCCACCAAGGCGGCCCGCAAGAGCGCGCCGGCCACCGGGGGCGTCAAGAAGCCCCATCGTTACAGGCCCGGCACGGTCGCCCTCCGTGAGATCCGTCGCTACCAGAAGAGCACTGAGCTTCTGATCCGCAAGCTGCCCTTCCAGCGTCTGGTGCGTGAGATCGCTCAGGACTTCAAGACCGACCTGCGCTTCCAGAGCTCTGCCGTTATGGCTCTCCAGGAGGCCAGCGAGGCTTACCTCGTCGGTCTCTTCGAGGACACCAACCTGTGCGCCATCCACGCCAAGCGTGTGACCATCATGCCCAAGGACATCCAGCTGGCTCGCAGGATCCGCGGTGAACGTGCTTAA
- the LOC134676216 gene encoding histone H2B, which yields MPPKTSGKAAKKSGKAQKNISKSDSKKKKKHKRKESYAIYIYKVLKQVHPDTGISSKAMSIMNSFVNDIFERIAAEASRLAHYNKRSTITSREVQTSVRLLLPGELAKHAVSEGTKAVTKYTSSK from the coding sequence ATGCCACCCAAGACTAGCGGTAAGGCCGCCAAGAAATCCGGCAAGGCCCAGAAGAACATCTCCAAGTCGGACTccaagaaaaagaagaagcatAAGCGCAAGGAGAGCTACGCCATCTACATCTACAAGGTGCTCAAGCAGGTCCACCCCGACACCGGTATCTCCAGCAAGGCCATGTCGATCATGAACTCGTTCGTGAACGACATCTTCGAGCGCATCGCCGCCGAGGCCTCCCGCCTCGCTCACTACAACAAGAGGTCCACTATCACCAGCAGGGAGGTGCAGACCTCCGTGAGGCTCTTGCTGCCCGGTGAGCTCGCCAAGCACGCCGTCAGTGAAGGCACCAAGGCCGTCACCAAGTACACCAGCTCCAAGTAA
- the LOC134676496 gene encoding histone H2A — translation MSGRGKGGKVKGKAKSRSNRAGLQFPVGRIHRLLRKGNYAERVGAGAPVYLAAVMEYLAAEVLELAGNAARDNKKTRIIPRHLQLAIRNDEELNKLLSGVTIAQGGVLPNIQAVLLPKKTEKKA, via the coding sequence ATGTCTGGACGCGGTAAAGGTGGCAAGGTTAAGGGAAAGGCAAAGTCCCGTTCTAACCGTGCCGGACTCCAGTTCCCCGTCGGCCGTATCCACAGGCTTCTACGCAAGGGCAACTACGCCGAGCGCGTCGGTGCCGGTGCCCCGGTGTACCTAGCCGCCGTCATGGAATACCTGGCCGCTGAGGTTCTCGAGTTGGCAGGCAACGCCGCTCGCGACAACAAGAAGACCAGGATCATCCCTAGGCATCTCCAGCTGGCGATCCGCAACGACGAGGAGTTAAACAAGCTCCTCTCCGGTGTGACCATCGCCCAGGGTGGTGTGCTGCCTAACATTCAGGCCGTACTCCTGCCCAAGAAGACCGAGAAGAAGGCTTAA
- the LOC134676502 gene encoding histone H1C-like — protein sequence MADTAVAADAPAPATPAKKPKASASAGAKKPKAKPTHPKTSEMVNSAIKELKERSGSSLQAIKKYIAAQYKVDAEKLAPFIRKYLKSAVESGALIQTKGKGASGSFKLESKTSSAGKKPAAAKKSSAKSSAAAKKPAAAKPAKAKKAAASPAKPKAATKDKKAAAAKKKPAAKKPSTPAKGKSAAAPKAKKTAKPPTKKPKAPKPKKAAAAPKAKPAAKKAASKK from the coding sequence atggccgatacCGCAGTTGCTGCCGACGCTCCCGCCCCGGCGACGCCCGCGAAGAAGCCTAAGGCGTCCGCCTCCGCAGGCGCTAAGAAGCCTAAGGCGAAGCCCACCCACCCTAAGACGTCCGAGATGGTTAACAGCGCCATAAAGGAGTTGAAGGAGAGGAGCGGTTCGTCCCTGCAGGCTATCAAGAAATACATCGCCGCCCAGTACAAGGTCGACGCCGAGAAGCTGGCACCTTTCATCAGAAAATATCTGAAGAGCGCAGTCGAATCCGGCGCACTCATACAGACCAAAGGCAAGGGCGCGTCCGGCTCGTTCAAACTGGAGTCGAAGACATCATCCGCCGGCAAGAAGCCCGCCGCGGCCAAGAAATCTAGCGCTAAATCTTCAGCCGCCGCTAAGAAGCCCGCCGCAGCTAAGCCCGCTAAGGCGAAGAAGGCCGCCGCGTCCCCGGCCAAGCCTAAGGCCGCCACGAAGGACAAGAAGGCCGCCGCAGCCAAAAAGAAGCCCGCAGCGAAGAAACCTTCCACCCCCGCCAAAGGCAAGAGCGCCGCCGCGCCTAAGGCCAAGAAGACCGCGAAGCCGCCGACCAAGAAGCCTAAAGCTCCCAAGCCAAAGAAGGCCGCGGCCGCTCCCAAAGCGAAGCCCGCCGCTAAGAAGGCTGCCTCGAAGAAGTAA
- the LOC134676626 gene encoding histone H2A-like, with translation SNMSGRGKGGKVKGKAKSRSNRAGLQFPVGRIHRLLRKGNYAERVGAGAPVYLAAVMEYLAAEVLELAGNAARDNKKTRIIPRHLQLAIRNDEELNKLLSGVTIAQGGVLPNIQAVLLPKKTEKKA, from the coding sequence TCAAACATGTCTGGACGCGGTAAAGGTGGCAAGGTTAAGGGAAAGGCAAAGTCACGTTCTAACCGTGCCGGACTCCAGTTCCCCGTCGGCCGTATCCACAGGCTTTTACGCAAGGGCAACTACGCCGAGCGCGTCGGTGCCGGTGCCCCGGTGTACTTAGCCGCCGTCATGGAGTACCTGGCCGCTGAGGTTCTCGAGTTGGCAGGCAACGCCGCTCGCGACAACAAGAAGACCAGGATCATCCCTAGGCATCTCCAGCTGGCGATCCGCAACGACGAGGAGTTGAACAAGCTCCTCTCCGGTGTGACCATCGCCCAGGGTGGTGTGCTGCCTAACATTCAGGCCGTACTCCTGCCCAAGAAGACCGAGAAGAAGGCTTAA
- the LOC134676501 gene encoding histone H1C-like produces the protein MADTAVAADAPAPATPAKKPKASASAGAKKPKAKPTHPKTSEMVNSAIKELKERSGSSLQAIKKYIAAQYKVDAEKLAPFIRKYLKSAVESGALIQTKGKGASGSFKLESKTSSAGKKPAAAKKSSAKSSAAAKKPAAAKPAKAKKAAASPAKPKAATKDKKAAAAKKKPAAKKPSTPAKGKSAAAPKAKKTAKPPTKKPKAPKPKKAAAAPKAKPAAKKAASKK, from the coding sequence atggccgatacCGCAGTTGCTGCCGACGCTCCCGCCCCGGCGACGCCCGCGAAGAAGCCTAAGGCGTCCGCCTCCGCAGGCGCTAAGAAGCCTAAGGCGAAGCCCACCCACCCTAAGACGTCCGAGATGGTTAACAGCGCCATCAAGGAGCTGAAGGAGAGAAGCGGTTCGTCCCTGCAGGCTATCAAGAAATACATCGCCGCCCAGTACAAGGTCGACGCCGAGAAGCTGGCCCCTTTCATTAGAAAATATCTGAAGAGCGCAGTCGAATCCGGCGCACTCATACAGACCAAAGGCAAGGGCGCGTCCGGCTCGTTCAAACTGGAATCGAAGACTTCATCCGCCGGCAAGAAACCCGCCGCGGCCAAGAAATCTAGCGCTAAATCATCAGCCGCCGCTAAGAAGCCCGCCGCAGCTAAACCGGCTAAGGCGAAGAAGGCCGCCGCGTCCCCGGCCAAGCCTAAGGCCGCCACGAAGGACAAGAaggccgccgccgccaaaaagAAGCCCGCAGCGAAGAAACCTTCCACCCCCGCCAAGGGCAAGAGCGCCGCCGCGCCTAAGGCCAAGAAGACCGCGAAGCCGCCGACCAAGAAGCCTAAAGCTCCCAAGCCAAAGAAGGCTGCTGCCGCTCCCAAAGCGAAGCCCGCCGCTAAGAAGGCTGCCTCGAAGAAGTAA
- the LOC134676627 gene encoding histone H4 produces MTGRGKGGKGLGKGGAKRHRKVLRDNIQGITKPAIRRLARRGGVKRISGLIYEETRGVLKVFLENVIRDAVTYTEHAKRKTVTAMDVVYALKRQGRTLYGFGG; encoded by the coding sequence ATGACCGGTCGCGGTAAGGGAGGTAAAGGTCTGGGGAAAGGAGGAGCCAAGCGCCACAGGAAGGTGCTCCGTGATAACATCCAGGGTATCACCAAGCCCGCCATCCGTCGTCTCGCCCGCAGAGGTGGCGTCAAGCGTATCTCCGGTCTGATCTACGAGGAGACCCGCGGTGTTCTGAAGGTGTTCCTCGAGAACGTGATCCGTGACGCGGTCACCTACACCGAGCACGCCAAGAGGAAGACCGTCACCGCCATGGACGTCGTCTACGCTCTGAAGCGTCAGGGCCGCACCCTCTACGGTTTCGGTGGTTAA